A genomic stretch from Hemibagrus wyckioides isolate EC202008001 linkage group LG18, SWU_Hwy_1.0, whole genome shotgun sequence includes:
- the tsc1b gene encoding TSC complex subunit 1b: MAREQLNVGDLLPHLETSDLQQLEEIKGLINEHLNTERGSVLLNGLVDYFLETNSSPALHILCSVREPHDKHLFDKMNECMAKPACRLPTLNLLGHVVRKQPSWIHKIARYPLLLSLLKCLKTDTDVVVLITGVLVLVTLLPMIPQAGKQHLYEFFDVFGRLAAWNLRNPGHVSEVFLIHLHASVYSLFHRLYGMYPCNFISYLRSHYSMKENMDTFEEVVKPMLEHVRIHPELVTGTKDHELDPTRWRRFEIHDIVIECAKVSLDPREASCEEGYATLPEHFCANLHMRAPDCTASPYTDLHSSYGSSSSNHFSTPRQTVLPPLPLPSLSGTQLAHRSPPSTHRPSSTCDFNFIHGIKDTLWSPSSLCGMATPPSSRGMSPNPELSQSAFHLSGRFYSTPGGKGTPCSSTPATSSPPPSLSDDLSSASITHSTPSLQWKDGRPIDSTKPPLLRQEQIRELERSGGDVTNHRDGAAKNVSMTLTELSVYMKEQEQLRLGKEREEAAITEELMKLTEEKREATGARGFDSPFFRTTETLTGAQEKPSTTLTHLRDPHHAVSTPNKIDMRTRCKGPGSRAASQEQPWSFQPLFTPIEVQHQSPSTEDEALKTTPHSPSPGTAPSSLPYEALFDLALPRAASLFMSRRSSEALERAGMQGMAGVVDESHGVTSASPLEVLDRLVQQGSDAHDRVLKRLPLPSKSADWTHFGGSAPLDELQTLRSQLLLLHNQLLYERYKREQHAVRNRRLLRRIINATALEEQNNAMKDQLNLQCVDITSLRESLHMEQQRYRQLWDERETVVACLHSQIRQLQHDRDDYYTKYQELQSKMQECQKRMGEMEAELQKANNKVCHTGHQLNQLTAKLSSSESTQQQLSFMSRQLLLLGEAHKLCVQELQQAGPDLSKEVQMVQVSLTKEVERLKQNLLLQGQKLDAAQHRVAELETQLSKKEHLIAEQKKFLEDVKGQAKEELKASESRYQAQRRVTQALQMELLQLYSRLEMEAPAASAVASSAGDATERCCSTHTSVAASDGPMKTASKECGKSSPHRNGFSSGQAKAGAPEPKSKPLNGNRATPPPMLVEPPPACPAVPTSTPSLTVGSYPSAKSFLGMRARELFRNKSESQCDEDYTPRPQLTGLSQGLKTDLCVEPSVKTAVKTGPTSSTHGHASGMAAKEPDVLQRAPKREAGWPRPPQLHIMDYNETHQEHS; encoded by the exons ATGGCCAGGGAACAGCTCAACGTGGGTGACCTGCTCCCACACTTGGAGACCTCTGATCTCCAACAGCTTGAGGAAATCAAAGGTCTCATCAACGAACACCTCAATACAG AACGAGGGTCGGTGCTCTTAAATGGCTTGGTGGATTATTTCCTGGAGACTAACTCGAGTCCAGCACTACATATACTGTGTTCAGTGAGGGAGCCACATGACAAG CACCTTTTTGATAAGATGAACGAGTGCATGGCGAAGCCGGCGTGTCGTCTACCTACTCTCAACCTCCTGGGCCACGTGGTGCGCAAACAGCCGTCCTGGATTCACAAGATCGCCCGCTACCCTCTGCTGCTCTCGCTGCTCAAGTGTCTCAAG ACGGACACAGATGTTGTGGTTCTCATAACCGGTGTGCTGGTGCTTGTTACCCTGCTACCCATGATCCCTCAGGCAGGGAAGCAGCATCTTTATGAGTTTTTTGATGTTTTTGGACGCCTGGCTGCATGGAACCTAAGGAACCCAG GCCACGTCTCCGAGGTGTTCCTGATCCACCTGCATGCCAGCGTCTACTCGCTCTTCCACCGCCTGTATGGCATGTACCCCTGCAACTTCATCTCCTACCTGCGCTCTCATTACAGCATGAAGGAGAACATGGACACGTTTGAGGAGGTGGTTAAG CCAATGCTGGAACATGTCCGAATACATCCTGAATTAGTGACTGGAACGAAGGACCATGAGCTGGACCCTACTCG aTGGAGAAGGTTCGAGATCCATGATATTGTGATAGAATGTGCCAAAGTGTCTCTGGACCCTCGGGAAGCGTCCTGTGAAGAGGGCTATGCCACCCTGCCTGAGCACTTCTGTGCCAACCTGCACATGCGTGCCCCTGATTGCACTGCCAGTCcctacactgacctgcacagcagTTATG GAAGTTCATCCTCCAATCATTTTTCCACACCACGTCAGACTGTCCTTCCTCCTTTGCCCCTGCCCTCACTCTCAGGGACACAACTGGCTCATCGCAGTCCCCCCAGCACCCACCGGCCG AGCTCTACATGTGATTTCAACTTCATCCATGGCATTAAGGACACTCTCTGGAGCCCCTCATCCCTCTGTGGGATGGCTACCCCGCCTTCCTCAAGAGGAATGTCACCGAACCCTGAGCTTTCCCAGAGTGCCTTTCACTTATCTGGTCGCTTTTACAGCACACCGG GTGGTAAAGGCACCCCGTGTTCCAGCACTCCAGCAACATCATCTCCACCTCCCAGCCTCTCAGATGACCTATCTTCTGCCTCCATAACCCACAGCACACCTAGTCTGCAGTGGAAG gATGGTAGACCTATAGACTCCACCAAACCTCCTCTCCTGAGACAGGAGCAAATCAGAGAGCTTGAGAGGTCAGGCGGTGACGTGACCAATCACAGAG ATGGTGCGGCTAAGAACGTGTCCATGACACTGACCGAGTTATCCGTCTACATGAAGGAGCAGGAGCAGCTGCGGCTGGGcaaagagagggaggagg CTGCCATCACGGAAGAGCTGATGAAGCTGACCGAGGAAAAGCGCGAAGCAACTGGAGCACGTGGCTTTGACTCGCCTTTCTTCCGCACCACAGAGACTCTCACTGGTGCCCAAGAGAAGCCCTCAACAACTTTGACCCACCTCCGTGACCCCCACCATGCCGTCTCCACACCCAATAAGATCGACATGCGGACCCGGTGCAAAGGCCCAGGCAGCCGTGCGGCGTCTCAAGAGCAGCCATGGTCCTTCCAGCCGCTCTTTACTCCAATAGAAGTGCAGCACCAGAGCCCCAGCACAGAGGATGAGGCTCTGAAAACTACACCACACTCACCCAGCCCGGGTACAGCACCCTCATCGCTGCCTTATGAGGCTCTCTTTGACCTGGCTCTTCCCCGCGCCGCTTCCCTGTTCATGAGTCGCAGGAGCTCAGAGGCACTGGAGAGAGCGGGGATGCAAGGCATGGCGGGAGTGGTGGATGAAAGCCACGGAGTAACGTCGGCATCTCCTCTAGAGGTGCTTGATCGTCTGGTACAGCAAGGCAGTGATGCTCATGACAGGGTACTGAAGAG attgccccTGCCAAGCAAGTCAGCTGACTGGACTCACTTTGGAG GCTCTGCACCTCTGGATGAACTGCAGACGCTGCGCAGTCAACTGCTGTTGCTGCATAACCAGCTGCTGTATGAGCGTTATAAGCGTGAGCAGCACGCGGTGCGAAACCGCCGTCTGCTGCGCAGAATCATCAACGCCACCGCACTGGAGGAACAGAATAACGCAATG aagGACCAGCTTAACCTGCAGTGTGTGGATATCACGTCTCTGCGTGAGAGCCTACACATGGAACAGCAGCGCTACAGGCAGCTCTGGGATGAACGGGAGACTGTGGTCGCGTGCCTACACAGTCAAATCCGCCAACTTCAGCATGATCGCGATGACTACTACACCAAATACCAGGAGTTACAG agTAAGATGCAGGAGTGCCAGAAGAGGATGGGGGAGATGGAGGCTGAGCTCCAGAAGGCGAATAACAAGGTGTGCCATACAGGGCACCAGCTGAATCAGCTCACCGCCAAG TTGTCCTCGAGTGAGagcacacagcagcagttgagctTCATGAGCAGACAGTTGTTGCTGTTGGGGGAAGCCCATAAACTGTGTGTGCAAGAGCTTCAACAAGCAGGCCCAGACCTCAGCAAG GAGGTGCAAATGGTGCAGGTGTCCTTGACGAAGGAGGTGGAGCGGCTGAAGCAGAATCTGCTGCTGCAGGGTCAGAAGCTGGACGCTGCACAGCATAGAGTGGCTGAGCTGGAGACGCAACTGTCCAAGAAAGAGCACCTCATCGCAGAGCAGAAGAAGTTCCTAGAAGATGTCAAGGGACAGGCTAA GGAGGAGTTAAAGGCTTCTGAAAGTAGGTACCAAGCGCAGAGGCGTGTGACTCAGGCCCTGCAGATGGAGCTGTTGCAGCTCTACAGCAGGCTGGAGATGGAGGCTCCTGCTGCCAGTGCTGTAGCTTCGTCAGCCGGGGATGCAACAGAGCGCTGCTGTTCCACACATACCAG TGTGGCGGCGTCAGATGGACCAATGAAAACAGCCTCTAAAGAATGTGGCAAGTCATCACCACACAGGAACGGCTTCTCATCAGGTCAAGCCAAAGCCGGTGCTCCCGAACCCAAGTCTAAACCCTTAAACGGCAACCGAGCCACGCCTCCACCTATGCTGGTGGAACCGCCTCCTGCTTGCCCTGCGGTGCCCACCTCCACCCCCTCCCTCACCGTCGGCTCCTACCCGAGTGCCAAGAGCTTCCTGGGCATGCGGGCACGGGAACTCTTCCGCAACAAGAGCGAGAGTCAGTGTGATGAAGATTACACTCCCCGCCCACAGCTCACCGGCCTATCACAAGGCCTGAAGACTGATCTCTGTGTGGAGCCTTCAGTAAAGACTGCAGTAAAGACAGGTCCCACCTCCTCCACACATGGCCACGCCTCCGGCATGGCTGCTAAAGAGCCCGACGTCTTACAGAGAGCACCAAAACGGGAAGCGGGATGGCCGAGACCACCACAGCTACATATCATGGACTATAATGAAACTCATCAGGAGCACAgctag